The stretch of DNA GCTCAAAAAAGACCTAAAATTTCTACAAAGCCACGCAGAACAAAACCAAAGCAAAATACGGAAGAAATGTCTAAAGAAAAGGTGGCTGTTACTGAAGCTAATCCTAAAAAAGAGGAGGTAGCATCAAAAAATACTGACGAACCAAACACAAAAAAAGAACAGAACCAAAAAAATGAAGACAAAGAACCGGATGGAGATAAAATAACATTAGACGACATAGACAAGAGGCTTGATGAAATAATGGAACAACTATAATTAACTCGCTTCGCTCGCTTAAAACCGCGGATTAACACGGATTTAAGCAGATTGATGCGGATAACATCAGCATAGAATCCGCAAAAATCTGCATATATCAGCGGTTATTGTGAGGCGGAGCCGAACAAAAACAATGAATTTAAATAAAGCTATAATAATAGGAAACGTAACAAAGGATCCAGAAGTAAGGACCACGCCAGCCGGTGACAAGGTGGCGAATTTTTCAGTAGCTACCAACTTGATTTGGAATGATCGGTCTACAGGGGAAAAACAGCAAAAAACAGAGTTTCATAATGTTGTTGCCTGGAGACGCCTTGCTGAAATCGCGGAACAGTATTTAAACAAAGGAGGTTTAGTAATGATAGAGGGCAGAATTGAAACAAGAAGCTGGGAGGATCAAAGCGGTGTTAAAAAATATATGACCGAAATTATCGCGGAAAACATGCAGTTGGGACCGCGAAGAGACACTGGAGGAGGTTCATCAAACTCAGGACAAGAAAAGGAAAGTTCATCTAACAGTGATTCGGGTTCTAAAGACAACGATATACCTACAATTGATGCCAACTCGCCTACAAACTCAGACGATGAAATAGACATAAAAGATATACCCTTTTAAGCTCGGACTAAAGCCCTCGTAATTTCAAATTTAGAATGCTGAATTTCAAATGAATGACTAAATGACCCAATGTTTCAACCTGCCTGCCGGTCCCGACTCTCGATGAGAGTACGAGGACTCGAAATCGGAGCAGGCAGGAATTAAAGCATTAAAAAATTAAATTGAAATTTAAAATTTAGAATTTAAAATTTTTGCCAAAATGAAAGAATGTCAAATTTGTAAAAATCAAATGATGGTTGACTGGAAAAACGCAGAACTTTTGCGTCGTTTTATGGATTACGATTTTAAAATCATGTCCCCAAGAAAAACGGGAACGTGCGCGAAACACCAAAGACAAGTTGCAAAAGCTATCAAAAGGGCGCGACAGGCAGGAATACTGCCTTATACACCAATGCTAAGCGACTAGTTGTATTATAAAAAGAACCTACAAAGAGGATCTTTATACTAAGTAAAACAGCAAACCAACACTAAAAAAACCGCTCCAATGGAGCAGTTTTTTTAGTGTTGGAAATTAATATTTTTTAACTAACTGCTTTTAATATCTCCCTC from Candidatus Spechtbacterales bacterium encodes:
- a CDS encoding single-stranded DNA-binding protein; amino-acid sequence: MNLNKAIIIGNVTKDPEVRTTPAGDKVANFSVATNLIWNDRSTGEKQQKTEFHNVVAWRRLAEIAEQYLNKGGLVMIEGRIETRSWEDQSGVKKYMTEIIAENMQLGPRRDTGGGSSNSGQEKESSSNSDSGSKDNDIPTIDANSPTNSDDEIDIKDIPF
- the rpsR gene encoding 30S ribosomal protein S18; translated protein: MKECQICKNQMMVDWKNAELLRRFMDYDFKIMSPRKTGTCAKHQRQVAKAIKRARQAGILPYTPMLSD